A section of the Triticum dicoccoides isolate Atlit2015 ecotype Zavitan chromosome 7A, WEW_v2.0, whole genome shotgun sequence genome encodes:
- the LOC119329244 gene encoding formin-binding protein 4-like isoform X1 — MGRRKERRLAAKAASGRRVKLDLFLDPSPGEASMKEGVGEENRGQQTGVPTSPSSSDKKENPLALLGQYSDDEEEDEVATDQPIGETKGSPTDASAEVIHDQGDITGDNGDADSELPASVSVQQEVSQADDVKIITETVAQEFTVAPDPTLENECVTAMEAVPDSSGMQIVGDIGGNWKAIMHEQSNQCYYWNTVTGETSWEIPNGLASVVAADGVTSASVPTHMGYSVEAQAHVLPHSNVEAYPSDVSVGNGTATYTAMGTYTHDPYAYTGAVASHETVDIDPLQLAKYGEDLLQRLKLLERPHVAIDSLELIKREIEIRIADCNALSSYGSSLLPLWLHAEVHLKQLELSVSKFEASYTTKHGYRETVDAGHKAPNEAEVMAPSEGEHLKVDVSTLGIGTGDENIKVEEPCTTSSVQNSQGVAAAILRVESDSDEDMDVEMEVDEEGVEEQGGSTSMANKEHPSSEQVRSPALSSLEDSAPPPQDNDIPPPPPPEEEWIPPPPPENEPAPPPPPEPEEPAVSFVNADTLPQPYGDQANLGYTLPGMEYYPAAGTDGTNANYYMQASDSHILQSQQHSYYAPLSASGVSIPVETTSIPPVPGSYYSYPSVTMAATEVAAESSGYYASSTSAISSGELDNKTSLASLVANSNVNTVESDKVISKEPTVASLSQSVGAVSSGPTVHGSSTQASTSSTNQTKVPRTKKRPVAVASSLRSNKKVSSLVDKWKAAKEELRDEEEEEPEDALEYLERKRRKEIDGWRKQQIASGEAKENANFVPLGGDWRDRVKRKRAEAKKEAKTEPIRAAAEQHKGEPDLSELSKGFPSGWQAYIDESTKQVYYGNNLTSETTWDRPSK; from the exons ATGGGGAGGCGGAAGGAGCGCCGCCTGGCGGCCAAGGCGGCCTCGGGCCGCAGGGTCAAGCTCGACCTCTTCCTCGATCCTTCCCCCG GGGAGGCATCTATGAAAGAGGGAGTAGGAGAGGAAAACCGTGGGCAGCAAACTGGTGTTCCCACTTCACCATCTTCGTCAG ATAAGAAGGAAAATCCTCTAGCGTTGCTTGGGCAATAtagtgatgatgaagaagaggatgaagtaGCAACAGATCAACCCATTGGTGAAACTAAGGGGAGCCCAACAGATGCAAGTGCTGAG GTTATTCATGATCAGGGTGATATAACTGGGGATAACGGCGATGCAGATAGTGAACTGCCTGCTTCTGTTAGTGTTCAGCAGGAGGTATCTCAAGCTGATGATGTCAAAATTATCACAGAAACCGTTGCTCAGGAATTTACTGTTGCCCCTGATCCAACTCTGGAAAATGAGTGTGTGACAGCAATGGAAGCTGTCCCAGATTCATCTGGCATGCAAATTGTTGGTGACATTGGTGGGAATTGGAAGGCTATAATGCATGAACAGAGTAATCAGTGCTACTACTGGAACACAGTTACAGGAGAAACTTCTTGGGAGATTCCTAATGGATTAGCTTCAGTAGTTGCTGCCGATGGAGTCACTTCTGCATCTGTGCCTACTCATATGGGGTACTCTGTCGAAGCTCAAGCACATGTCCTTCCCCACAGTAATGTCGAAGCATATCCTAGTGACGTGTCTGTTGGAAATGGCACAGCAACCTATACTGCTATGGGAACTTATACTCATGATCCTTATGCTTACACTGGAGCCGTTGCTAGTCATGAGACAGTGGACATTGACCCCTTGCAGCTTGCAAAATATGGTGAGGATTTACTGCAAAGACTGAAGCTGCTGGAAAG GCCACATGTTGCCATTGACAGTCTTGAGTTGATAAAAAGAGAAATTGAGATACGAATAGCAGACTGTAATGCCCTCTCCTCGTATGGATCTTCTTTACTTCCGTTGTGGTTGCATGCTGAGGTGCACCTTAAGCAACTAGAACTTTCAGTTTCCAAGTTTGAAGCTAGCTACACCACCAAACATGGATATCGGGAGACAGTGGATGCAGGACACAAAGCACCTAATGAAGCTGAAGTTATGGCACCCTCTGAGGGTGAGCATTTGAAGGTTGATGTTAGCACTCTGGGAATAGGTACTGGCGATGAAAATATTAAGGTTGAGGAACCATGTACAACATCATCTGTTCAGAACTCACAAGGTGTGGCAGCAGCTATTTTAAGAGTTGAATCAGATAGTGATGAAGATATGGACGTGGAAATGGAGGTCGATGAAGAAGGTGTTGAAGAGCAGGGCGGTTCCACTTCTATGGCAAATAAGGAGCATCCTTCATCAGAGCAAGTGCGATCACCAGCTTTGTCATCATTGGAGGATTCTGCTCCTCCCCCACAGGATAATGAcattcctccaccaccaccaccagaagaggaATGGATTCCACCTCCACCACCTGAGAATGAACcagctcctccacctcctcctgagCCTGAAGAGCCCGCTGtgtcatttgttaatgctgatacaCTTCCTcagccatatggagatcaagcaaacTTGGGTTATACGCTTCCAGGAATGGAGTACTATCCTGCTGCTGGTACAGATGGCACCAATGCCAACTACTATATGCAAGCAAGCGATTCTCATATTCTTCAATCACAGCAGCATTCTTACTATGCACCATTGTCTGCAAGTGGCGTATCTATTCCTGTTGAGACCACATCCATCCCCCCAGTACCAGGTTCTTATTATAGCTATCCTTCCGTCACTATGGCTGCCACTGAAGTAGCGGCTGAATCTTCTGGATACTATGCTTCATCAACCTCTGCCATTTCTAGTGGTGAATTAGATAACAAAACAAGCTTGGCCTcccttgttgcaaatagtaatgtgAATACTGTGGAGTCTGATAAAGTGATATCCAAGGAGCCCACAGTTGCGTCTTTGAGCCAATCAGTAGGAGCAGTATCTTCAGGACCAACAGTACATGGAAGTTCTACTCAAGCTTCTACTAGCTCCACTAATCAGACTAAAG TTCCTCGTACTAAGAAGCGACCTGTTGCTGTTGCATCATCACTGAGATCTAATAAGAAGGTCTCAAGTCTGGTGGATAAG TGGAAAGCTGCAAAGGAGGAGCTtcgtgatgaagaggaagaggagcctgAAGATGCTTTGGAGTACCTAGAAAGGAAACGCCGGAAGGAAATAGAT GGGTGGCGTAAGCAACAAATAGCTAGTGGAGAAGCCAAGGAAAATGCTAATTTTGTTCCCCTTGGTGGTGACTG GCGTGACCGTGTAAAACGCAAAAGAGCTGAAGCAAAGAAGGAAGCAAAGACTGAACCTATTCGTGCAGCTGCCGAACAACACAAAGGGGAGCCTGATCTCTCAGAGCTCTCCAAGGGTTTTCCTTCTGGGTGGCAG GCATACATAGACGAGTCTACGAAGCAAGTGTACTATGGGAACAACCTCACTTCCGAGACGACTTGGGATCGGCCTAGCAAATAA
- the LOC119329244 gene encoding formin-binding protein 4-like isoform X2 — MIVASSVHKKENPLALLGQYSDDEEEDEVATDQPIGETKGSPTDASAEVIHDQGDITGDNGDADSELPASVSVQQEVSQADDVKIITETVAQEFTVAPDPTLENECVTAMEAVPDSSGMQIVGDIGGNWKAIMHEQSNQCYYWNTVTGETSWEIPNGLASVVAADGVTSASVPTHMGYSVEAQAHVLPHSNVEAYPSDVSVGNGTATYTAMGTYTHDPYAYTGAVASHETVDIDPLQLAKYGEDLLQRLKLLERPHVAIDSLELIKREIEIRIADCNALSSYGSSLLPLWLHAEVHLKQLELSVSKFEASYTTKHGYRETVDAGHKAPNEAEVMAPSEGEHLKVDVSTLGIGTGDENIKVEEPCTTSSVQNSQGVAAAILRVESDSDEDMDVEMEVDEEGVEEQGGSTSMANKEHPSSEQVRSPALSSLEDSAPPPQDNDIPPPPPPEEEWIPPPPPENEPAPPPPPEPEEPAVSFVNADTLPQPYGDQANLGYTLPGMEYYPAAGTDGTNANYYMQASDSHILQSQQHSYYAPLSASGVSIPVETTSIPPVPGSYYSYPSVTMAATEVAAESSGYYASSTSAISSGELDNKTSLASLVANSNVNTVESDKVISKEPTVASLSQSVGAVSSGPTVHGSSTQASTSSTNQTKVPRTKKRPVAVASSLRSNKKVSSLVDKWKAAKEELRDEEEEEPEDALEYLERKRRKEIDGWRKQQIASGEAKENANFVPLGGDWRDRVKRKRAEAKKEAKTEPIRAAAEQHKGEPDLSELSKGFPSGWQAYIDESTKQVYYGNNLTSETTWDRPSK; from the exons ATGATTGTTGCCTCCTCGGTTC ATAAGAAGGAAAATCCTCTAGCGTTGCTTGGGCAATAtagtgatgatgaagaagaggatgaagtaGCAACAGATCAACCCATTGGTGAAACTAAGGGGAGCCCAACAGATGCAAGTGCTGAG GTTATTCATGATCAGGGTGATATAACTGGGGATAACGGCGATGCAGATAGTGAACTGCCTGCTTCTGTTAGTGTTCAGCAGGAGGTATCTCAAGCTGATGATGTCAAAATTATCACAGAAACCGTTGCTCAGGAATTTACTGTTGCCCCTGATCCAACTCTGGAAAATGAGTGTGTGACAGCAATGGAAGCTGTCCCAGATTCATCTGGCATGCAAATTGTTGGTGACATTGGTGGGAATTGGAAGGCTATAATGCATGAACAGAGTAATCAGTGCTACTACTGGAACACAGTTACAGGAGAAACTTCTTGGGAGATTCCTAATGGATTAGCTTCAGTAGTTGCTGCCGATGGAGTCACTTCTGCATCTGTGCCTACTCATATGGGGTACTCTGTCGAAGCTCAAGCACATGTCCTTCCCCACAGTAATGTCGAAGCATATCCTAGTGACGTGTCTGTTGGAAATGGCACAGCAACCTATACTGCTATGGGAACTTATACTCATGATCCTTATGCTTACACTGGAGCCGTTGCTAGTCATGAGACAGTGGACATTGACCCCTTGCAGCTTGCAAAATATGGTGAGGATTTACTGCAAAGACTGAAGCTGCTGGAAAG GCCACATGTTGCCATTGACAGTCTTGAGTTGATAAAAAGAGAAATTGAGATACGAATAGCAGACTGTAATGCCCTCTCCTCGTATGGATCTTCTTTACTTCCGTTGTGGTTGCATGCTGAGGTGCACCTTAAGCAACTAGAACTTTCAGTTTCCAAGTTTGAAGCTAGCTACACCACCAAACATGGATATCGGGAGACAGTGGATGCAGGACACAAAGCACCTAATGAAGCTGAAGTTATGGCACCCTCTGAGGGTGAGCATTTGAAGGTTGATGTTAGCACTCTGGGAATAGGTACTGGCGATGAAAATATTAAGGTTGAGGAACCATGTACAACATCATCTGTTCAGAACTCACAAGGTGTGGCAGCAGCTATTTTAAGAGTTGAATCAGATAGTGATGAAGATATGGACGTGGAAATGGAGGTCGATGAAGAAGGTGTTGAAGAGCAGGGCGGTTCCACTTCTATGGCAAATAAGGAGCATCCTTCATCAGAGCAAGTGCGATCACCAGCTTTGTCATCATTGGAGGATTCTGCTCCTCCCCCACAGGATAATGAcattcctccaccaccaccaccagaagaggaATGGATTCCACCTCCACCACCTGAGAATGAACcagctcctccacctcctcctgagCCTGAAGAGCCCGCTGtgtcatttgttaatgctgatacaCTTCCTcagccatatggagatcaagcaaacTTGGGTTATACGCTTCCAGGAATGGAGTACTATCCTGCTGCTGGTACAGATGGCACCAATGCCAACTACTATATGCAAGCAAGCGATTCTCATATTCTTCAATCACAGCAGCATTCTTACTATGCACCATTGTCTGCAAGTGGCGTATCTATTCCTGTTGAGACCACATCCATCCCCCCAGTACCAGGTTCTTATTATAGCTATCCTTCCGTCACTATGGCTGCCACTGAAGTAGCGGCTGAATCTTCTGGATACTATGCTTCATCAACCTCTGCCATTTCTAGTGGTGAATTAGATAACAAAACAAGCTTGGCCTcccttgttgcaaatagtaatgtgAATACTGTGGAGTCTGATAAAGTGATATCCAAGGAGCCCACAGTTGCGTCTTTGAGCCAATCAGTAGGAGCAGTATCTTCAGGACCAACAGTACATGGAAGTTCTACTCAAGCTTCTACTAGCTCCACTAATCAGACTAAAG TTCCTCGTACTAAGAAGCGACCTGTTGCTGTTGCATCATCACTGAGATCTAATAAGAAGGTCTCAAGTCTGGTGGATAAG TGGAAAGCTGCAAAGGAGGAGCTtcgtgatgaagaggaagaggagcctgAAGATGCTTTGGAGTACCTAGAAAGGAAACGCCGGAAGGAAATAGAT GGGTGGCGTAAGCAACAAATAGCTAGTGGAGAAGCCAAGGAAAATGCTAATTTTGTTCCCCTTGGTGGTGACTG GCGTGACCGTGTAAAACGCAAAAGAGCTGAAGCAAAGAAGGAAGCAAAGACTGAACCTATTCGTGCAGCTGCCGAACAACACAAAGGGGAGCCTGATCTCTCAGAGCTCTCCAAGGGTTTTCCTTCTGGGTGGCAG GCATACATAGACGAGTCTACGAAGCAAGTGTACTATGGGAACAACCTCACTTCCGAGACGACTTGGGATCGGCCTAGCAAATAA
- the LOC119331405 gene encoding uncharacterized protein LOC119331405 isoform X1 produces the protein MASRRVLHLLTASRGISSTPHLASLGWINKIKDTFTGKKAADSPFPPSESFNLNMFADSMEMARKVGTFKNFVSGRCSEATVVAACEKHAAVLRYLATIDPTGEKLKTSDKISATKHCNCTIADVEHILAKYTWAKDAQKKIEKLEEEGKPVPKTFTEVQNLMGNTAFDLGRANLEKSGQISRNALCPCGSKKRYKNADWGRVLLCCDQEKHVGILNLDSETASVAERAKLSCCKPGCETCKAP, from the exons ATGGCGTCCCGCCGCGTCCTCCACCTCCTAACGGCATCTCGAGGCATCTCCTCAACCCCACATCTCGCCTCCCTCGGGTGGATCAACAAGATCAAGGACACCTTCACCGGCAAGAAGGCCGCCGACTCACCCTTCCCCCCGTCTGAATCCTTCAATCTCAACA TGTTCGCGGATTCGATGGAGATGGCGAGGAAGGTGGGAACTTTCAAGAACTTCGTGTCAGGGAGATGCAGCGAGGCCACCGTCGTAGCCGCCTGCGAGAAGCACGCCGCCGTTCTCCGCTACCTCGCCACCATCGACCCAACCGGCGAG AAGCTCAAAACCAGTGACAAAATTAGTGCCACCAAGCATTGCAACTGCACAATTGCTGATGTGGAGCACATACTGGCCAAGTACACATGGGCTAAAGATGCCCAAAAGAAGATTGAAAAACTCGAAGAAGAAGGAAAGCCAGTGCCAAAGACATTTACTGAG GTGCAAAATCTAATGGGTAATACAGCCTTTGACCTTGGAAGAGCTAATCTGGAAAAGAGTGGTCAGATAAGTAGGAATGCTCTCTGCCCATGCGGTTCTAAGAAACGATATAAAAA CGCTGACTGGGGCAGAGTTCTGCTCTGCTGTGATCAAGAAAAGCACGTCGGGATTCTCAACCTAGACAGCGAGACTGCCTCAGTGGCTGAAAGAGCCAAACTTAGTTGTTGCAAACCTGGCTGCGAAACTTGTAAAGCGCCATAA
- the LOC119331405 gene encoding protein translocase subunit SecA-like isoform X2: MASRRVLHLLTASRGISSTPHLASLGWINKIKDTFTGKKAADSPFPPSESFNLNMFADSMEMARKVGTFKNFVSGRCSEATVVAACEKHAAVLRYLATIDPTGEKLKTSDKISATKHCNCTIADVEHILAKYTWAKDAQKKIEKLEEEGKPVPKTFTEVQNLMGNTAFDLGRANLEKSGQISRNALCPCGSKKRYKKCCGAS; encoded by the exons ATGGCGTCCCGCCGCGTCCTCCACCTCCTAACGGCATCTCGAGGCATCTCCTCAACCCCACATCTCGCCTCCCTCGGGTGGATCAACAAGATCAAGGACACCTTCACCGGCAAGAAGGCCGCCGACTCACCCTTCCCCCCGTCTGAATCCTTCAATCTCAACA TGTTCGCGGATTCGATGGAGATGGCGAGGAAGGTGGGAACTTTCAAGAACTTCGTGTCAGGGAGATGCAGCGAGGCCACCGTCGTAGCCGCCTGCGAGAAGCACGCCGCCGTTCTCCGCTACCTCGCCACCATCGACCCAACCGGCGAG AAGCTCAAAACCAGTGACAAAATTAGTGCCACCAAGCATTGCAACTGCACAATTGCTGATGTGGAGCACATACTGGCCAAGTACACATGGGCTAAAGATGCCCAAAAGAAGATTGAAAAACTCGAAGAAGAAGGAAAGCCAGTGCCAAAGACATTTACTGAG GTGCAAAATCTAATGGGTAATACAGCCTTTGACCTTGGAAGAGCTAATCTGGAAAAGAGTGGTCAGATAAGTAGGAATGCTCTCTGCCCATGCGGTTCTAAGAAACGATATAAAAA GTGTTGTGGGGCTTCTTGA